The Mixophyes fleayi isolate aMixFle1 chromosome 1, aMixFle1.hap1, whole genome shotgun sequence genome includes a region encoding these proteins:
- the ISCU gene encoding iron-sulfur cluster assembly enzyme ISCU isoform X1: MAGVGRLFCSVWSRCAVPELRVPCAAYHKKVVDHYENPRNVGSLDKNSKNVGTGLVGAPACGDVMKLQIEVNENGKIVDARFKTFGCGSAIASSSLATEWVKGKTVDEAMTIKNTDIAKELCLPPVKLHCSMLAEDAIRAALADYRLKQDKEEAAVSG, encoded by the exons ATGGCTGGAGTAGGTCGTTTGTTTTGCTCGGTATGGAGTAGGTGTGCGGTGCCGGAACTTCGGGTGCCCTGCGCTGCTTATCATAAGAAG GTTGTTGATCATTATGAGAACCCAAGAAATGTTGGATCCCTTGACAAGAACTCAAAAAATGTCGGCACTGGTTTGGTTGGTGCTCCTGCATGTGGAGATGTTATGAAACTGCAG ATTGAAGTAAATGAAAATGGGAAAATTGTTGATGCCAGGTTCAAAACATTCGGATGTGGTTCTGCAATTGCCTCCAGCTCTCTAGCTACTGAATGGGTGAAAGGAAAAACG gttgaTGAAGCAATGACTATCAAAAACACAGATATTGCTAAAGAGCTCTGCCTTCCTCCAGTGAAGTTGCACTGCTCCA TGCTAGCAGAAGATGCAATCAGGGCCGCCTTGGCAGATTACAGACTGAAGCAAGACAAGGAGGAAGCTGCAGTCAGCGGCTAG
- the ISCU gene encoding iron-sulfur cluster assembly enzyme ISCU isoform X2, with translation MHGTLKNMPDVVDHYENPRNVGSLDKNSKNVGTGLVGAPACGDVMKLQIEVNENGKIVDARFKTFGCGSAIASSSLATEWVKGKTVDEAMTIKNTDIAKELCLPPVKLHCSMLAEDAIRAALADYRLKQDKEEAAVSG, from the exons ATGCATGGCACTCTGAAAAATATGCCTGAC GTTGTTGATCATTATGAGAACCCAAGAAATGTTGGATCCCTTGACAAGAACTCAAAAAATGTCGGCACTGGTTTGGTTGGTGCTCCTGCATGTGGAGATGTTATGAAACTGCAG ATTGAAGTAAATGAAAATGGGAAAATTGTTGATGCCAGGTTCAAAACATTCGGATGTGGTTCTGCAATTGCCTCCAGCTCTCTAGCTACTGAATGGGTGAAAGGAAAAACG gttgaTGAAGCAATGACTATCAAAAACACAGATATTGCTAAAGAGCTCTGCCTTCCTCCAGTGAAGTTGCACTGCTCCA TGCTAGCAGAAGATGCAATCAGGGCCGCCTTGGCAGATTACAGACTGAAGCAAGACAAGGAGGAAGCTGCAGTCAGCGGCTAG